A stretch of DNA from Trichoplusia ni isolate ovarian cell line Hi5 chromosome 9, tn1, whole genome shotgun sequence:
CAAATTTCAACAAATGTGATACAAAACCTTTAACTTTACTGTTACTTAATTAatctttactttattatttccCATTATCgagatatataaaaataactggcaatatttttgtaatgtcgACGTCAAATATTTGTAACGTTCAGAAATGAAACTTTCTTTAGAGAAGGAAGAGAAAAACCTCTCCATTTTCGGCTTTTACATGCTGatcaatagttttaattaatgcaaaatttctaaagtaataaaaacaattttatcactaggttttattttataaaattcctattaaaagtattatttaaacagGCCACGCCcggcaaagaaaaaatattaaaaaaaagtgcgatcgaaaattgaaatacatttgGACGAGCAAGAGATCGATCTATTGAAAACTTCAGAGCATTGAAAACGAATGAAACTAACAAGTAAGTGTCAAAATTGTCAAACGTTACGAAATTTTATCATCTGTTGTTTAGAGGAATCGATAAAccgaagataataaaaatacaagtacaaaTGTTTTCCACCAGGCCGTCTATTATTCGTGGTATAGCTGCGCTGACAAGCCGAACGACTAGTCAGGTGCATAAAGTGCATTCATCGCAAGCAGCAATGGCAGCCGTAAAGGTAACTTTTTGAGTACAATACAACTTGGAAGAATTACATAATAGCCGGCACATTAATTACTATATTTTCTCATGTGTTTGTAGGTTGGTGATCAACTGCCGGTTTCGGATTTGTATGAAGACTCGCCGGCAAACAAAGTCAATGTTTGTGATTTGACGGCGGGAAAGCGAGTAGTCTTGTTTGCGGTTCCCGGGGCTTTCACACCGGGCTGCTCAAAGACTCACTTGCCCGGTTACATACAGAATGCTGAGAAATTGAAGAGCGAAGGTGTCGACGAGATCGTATGCGTGTCGGTGAACGACCCCTACGTGATGGCTGCCTGGGGGGCCCAGCACAATACAAAGGGAAAGGTAGGGAAGCTAACTaggtacttttattattatagtggCGGTAGTTTTGTAGAATGCAGGTATTTATACAATTTGaatgtatcattttcattacTTCAGCTCTTTTCTATTCccgtcattatttttaaatattttttaattattttgtagtacctctacttttaatgattttttatttcttaacataGGTATTACTTATAATCTTGTTTTGAACCTACCATAACAGGTTATATGTTCTGGAACACAATATTGTTTGTCATTTTGACCTTCTATTGAGTAATGTGTTTATAGATAATACCTAGTGTAATGTCAGG
This window harbors:
- the LOC113497711 gene encoding peroxiredoxin-5, mitochondrial, which encodes MFSTRPSIIRGIAALTSRTTSQVHKVHSSQAAMAAVKVGDQLPVSDLYEDSPANKVNVCDLTAGKRVVLFAVPGAFTPGCSKTHLPGYIQNAEKLKSEGVDEIVCVSVNDPYVMAAWGAQHNTKGKIRMLADPSGAFIKALDLGITLPPLGGFRAKRFSMVITDSKITELNVEPDGTGLSCSLADKLKIKK